In one Babylonia areolata isolate BAREFJ2019XMU chromosome 14, ASM4173473v1, whole genome shotgun sequence genomic region, the following are encoded:
- the LOC143289566 gene encoding dolichol phosphate-mannose biosynthesis regulatory protein-like codes for MATGHDQGVGWAMVSLGFFIFVYYTVWVIILPFVEPGVFVHKLFPPRIYAIAGPLLAGVVALALIGLFVCYVSLKSKKKKS; via the exons ATG gcaACCGGCCATGACCAAGGAGTTGGGTGGGCCATGGTCAGTCTTGGCTTCTTTATCTTTGTCTACTACACTGTCTGGGTCATAATACTG ccTTTTGTGGAGCCTGGTGTGTTTGTGCACAAGCTGTTTCCTCCACGGATCTACGCAATTGCTGGCCCACTTTTGGCAGGAGTTGTTGCCTTGGCTTTGATTG GATTGTTTGTCTGCTACGTCTCTTtgaaatcaaagaagaagaaaagctga